One segment of Ricinus communis isolate WT05 ecotype wild-type chromosome 8, ASM1957865v1, whole genome shotgun sequence DNA contains the following:
- the LOC8273070 gene encoding uncharacterized protein LOC8273070 isoform X1: MKANSGIFQLEQISLEKVLSGASSYKCNEQEPAHLPEVRVKEFTCLEPHLVDVCNRSCCRPIRNLPPPKDNLHNILNSFLMKDDLEYRLDDNSSYMGLLSCSPPVRTSNPLVYDVKFIHQNLVKKPTFGNSMTDHHSGVKVSCHGTSEEKQTIRIEDFDSGGSKSWCGCQIGTSQ; encoded by the exons ATGAAAGCTAACTCAGGAATCTTTCAATTAGAGCAAATTTCATTGGAAAAAGTCTTGAGTGGTGCCTCCAGTTATAAATGTAACGAGCAGGAGCCTGCACATCTACCGGAAGTTAGGGTAAAGGAATTCACTTGCCTAGAACCTCATCTTGTAGATGTCTGCAACAGATCTTGCTGTAGGCCTATAAG GAACTTGCCTCCCCCTAAAGACAACCTGCATAAcattttaaactcatttttGATGAAG GATGATTTGGAATACCGATTGGATGATAACAGCAGCTACATGGGTTTACTCAGCTGTTCGCCCCCAGTGCGTACAAGTAATCCACTAGTCTATGATGTAAAGTTTATTCACCAAAACCTAGTTAAAAAGCCCACATTTGGAAACTCCATGACTGATCATCATTCGGGGGTGAAAGTTTCTTGTCATGGGACTTCTGAAGAGAAACAAACCAtaaggattgaagattttgATTCTGGCGGTTCCAAGTCTTGGTGTGGGTGCCAAATTGGGACTTCTCAATAA
- the LOC8273070 gene encoding non-specific lipid transfer protein GPI-anchored 30 isoform X2 codes for MAKFSASRCGIVALVLVVAILVQKGNGQDTSCINQLVPCLNYLNGTKDVPDTCCEPLENVIKSDPECLCSMISNEGSDQAEQAGINVTEAQQLPGRCGLHVNPISCITGSPNTKTSVDNSSGLLLFPSWSMMMVAAAAFSIVVQIFCV; via the exons ATGGCAAAGTTTTCCGCAAGCAGATGTGGGATTGTTGCATTAGTACTAGTGGTGGCCATTTTGGTGCAGAAGGGAAATGGTCAGGACACTTCATGCATAAACCAGCTTGTTCCTTGCCTGAATTACCTAAATGGAACAAAAGATGTGCCTGATACTTGCTGTGAGCCTCTAGAAAATGTGATAAAATCAGACCCAGAATGCCTGTGTTCTATGATAAGCAATGAAGGCAGTGATCAAGCTGAGCAGGCTGGTATTAACGTTACTGAAGCTCAACAATTGCCTGGTAGATGTGGACTCCATGTTAATCCTATCTCTTGCATTACTG GTTCTCCTAATACCAAGACCTCTGTTGATAATTCTTCAGGATTGTTGCTGTTCCCTTCTTGGAGCATGATGATGGTGGCTGCTGCAGCTTTTTCCATTGTTGTTCAGATTTTTTGTGTGTAA